A region of Vitis riparia cultivar Riparia Gloire de Montpellier isolate 1030 chromosome 1, EGFV_Vit.rip_1.0, whole genome shotgun sequence DNA encodes the following proteins:
- the LOC117923755 gene encoding nudix hydrolase 8 isoform X1, with product MELKLFDSKSVSVSDVDLVGRPCSSMLSNSRGGRIFPWFCSYRGVSPKVSYLNTSSKAIQSVGQEKLGVETFSYRFNGTNGTRSNLFSREMRVLDAIDDEYGGVVVDPQRLPVNPSSFATVLHSSLSHWKMQGKKGVWLKLPAERSELVPIAVKEGFQYHHAERGYVMLTYWIPEGPCMLPSNASHHVGVGGFVINDNNEVLVVQEKHYAPALVGLWKIPTGFILEAEEISTGVVREIKEETGIDTEFVEVIAFRHAHNVAFEKSDLFFVCMLRPLSTQIAVDDIEIQAAKWMPLDEFVEQPLIQGDCMFKKIIDICIARLGKRYCGLSAQQLVSKFDGKLSSLYYNVTEAQDLNCQGL from the exons ATGGAGTTGAAATTGTTTGATTCCAAGTCAGTGTCTGTCTCTGATGTTGACCTAGTTGGAAGGCCGTGTTCTAGCATGCTTTCGAATTCAAGGGGTGGTAGAATCTTTCCATGGTTCTGCTCTTACAGAG GGGTTTCTCCAAAGGTTTCTTATTTAAATACTTCAAGTAAAGCAATCCAGTCAGTTGGGCAAGAGAAGCTTGGAGTGGAAACCTTTTCATATCGGTTTAATGGAACCAATGGGACAAGGTCAAATCTGTTTTCCAGAGAGATGAGAGTACTTGATGCCATTGATGATGAGTATGGAGGAGTCGTTGTTGATCCACAAAGATTACCAGTTAATCCAAGTTCTTTTGCTACGGTTCTCCATTCCTCTCTTTCCCATTGGAAAATGCAG GGAAAGAAGGGGGTTTGGCTTAAGTTGCCAGCAGAACGGTCAGAACTTGTTCCTATTGCAGTGAAG GAAGGTTTCCAGTACCATCATGCTGAGCGAGGATATGTGATGTTGACATACTGGATTCCTGAAGGACCCTGCATGCTTCCTTCAAATGCTTCCCACCATGTGGGGGTTGGAGGATTTGTGATTAATGACAACAATGAG GTGCTTGTGGTACAAGAAAAACACTATGCTCCAGCGCTTGTTGGTCTTTGGAAAATACCAACTGGTTTCATTCTAGAG GCAGAAGAGATCTCCACAGGAGTTGTAAGAGAAATCAAGGAGGAAACTGGC ATTGATACCGAATTTGTGGAGGTTATTGCCTTcag GCATGCTCACAACGTGGCTTTTGAGAAGTCAGATTTGTTCTTCGTCTGCATGCTAAGACCCTTGTCGACTCAGATTGCCGTGGATGATATTGAAATTCAAGCTGCTAAG TGGATGCCCTTAGATGAGTTTGTGGAGCAACCACTAATCCAAGGAGACTGCATGTTCAAGAAAATCATTGACATTTGCATTGCAAGGCTGGGGAAGCGTTATTGTGGGCTGTCTGCCCAACAACTGGTCTCTAAGTTTGATGGAAAACTATCTTCTTTATACTATAATGTTACTGAAGCTCAAGATCTCAACTGTCAAGGCCTTTAA
- the LOC117923755 gene encoding nudix hydrolase 8 isoform X2 codes for MELKLFDSKSVSVSDVDLVGRPCSSMLSNSRGGRIFPWFCSYRGVSPKVSYLNTSSKAIQSVGQEKLGVETFSYRFNGTNGTRSNLFSREMRVLDAIDDEYGGVVVDPQRLPVNPSSFATVLHSSLSHWKMQGKKGVWLKLPAERSELVPIAVKVLVVQEKHYAPALVGLWKIPTGFILEAEEISTGVVREIKEETGIDTEFVEVIAFRHAHNVAFEKSDLFFVCMLRPLSTQIAVDDIEIQAAKWMPLDEFVEQPLIQGDCMFKKIIDICIARLGKRYCGLSAQQLVSKFDGKLSSLYYNVTEAQDLNCQGL; via the exons ATGGAGTTGAAATTGTTTGATTCCAAGTCAGTGTCTGTCTCTGATGTTGACCTAGTTGGAAGGCCGTGTTCTAGCATGCTTTCGAATTCAAGGGGTGGTAGAATCTTTCCATGGTTCTGCTCTTACAGAG GGGTTTCTCCAAAGGTTTCTTATTTAAATACTTCAAGTAAAGCAATCCAGTCAGTTGGGCAAGAGAAGCTTGGAGTGGAAACCTTTTCATATCGGTTTAATGGAACCAATGGGACAAGGTCAAATCTGTTTTCCAGAGAGATGAGAGTACTTGATGCCATTGATGATGAGTATGGAGGAGTCGTTGTTGATCCACAAAGATTACCAGTTAATCCAAGTTCTTTTGCTACGGTTCTCCATTCCTCTCTTTCCCATTGGAAAATGCAG GGAAAGAAGGGGGTTTGGCTTAAGTTGCCAGCAGAACGGTCAGAACTTGTTCCTATTGCAGTGAAG GTGCTTGTGGTACAAGAAAAACACTATGCTCCAGCGCTTGTTGGTCTTTGGAAAATACCAACTGGTTTCATTCTAGAG GCAGAAGAGATCTCCACAGGAGTTGTAAGAGAAATCAAGGAGGAAACTGGC ATTGATACCGAATTTGTGGAGGTTATTGCCTTcag GCATGCTCACAACGTGGCTTTTGAGAAGTCAGATTTGTTCTTCGTCTGCATGCTAAGACCCTTGTCGACTCAGATTGCCGTGGATGATATTGAAATTCAAGCTGCTAAG TGGATGCCCTTAGATGAGTTTGTGGAGCAACCACTAATCCAAGGAGACTGCATGTTCAAGAAAATCATTGACATTTGCATTGCAAGGCTGGGGAAGCGTTATTGTGGGCTGTCTGCCCAACAACTGGTCTCTAAGTTTGATGGAAAACTATCTTCTTTATACTATAATGTTACTGAAGCTCAAGATCTCAACTGTCAAGGCCTTTAA